One genomic region from Ammospiza nelsoni isolate bAmmNel1 chromosome 13, bAmmNel1.pri, whole genome shotgun sequence encodes:
- the PARD6A gene encoding partitioning defective 6 homolog alpha isoform X1: MAKHHRTPARSAEPVIEVKSKFDAEFRRFAMKRSSAGSFQDFYQLLQTVHQIPRVDVLLGYTDIHGDLLPINNDDNYHKALSSANPLLRVIIQKKAESDASVFASNSLQRKKKGLLRPAHYRAKPHLLIGMPQDFRQISSIIDVDILPETHRRVRLHKHGSDKPLGFYIRDGVSVRVAPQGVEKVPGIFISRLVKGGLAESTGLLAVSDEILEVNGIDVAGKSLDQVTDMMVANSHNLIITVKPANQRNNVIRSSKASGSSGVSTDSTPSQQTPSPASQYLSNYSTAESDEEGDLVIESDSASHYIPGGCPNGGPADGALRRSLSPHSSRGSLQSLGSHDGSPGRGSAREDGTLLTL, translated from the exons TTCGACGCTGAATTTCGCCGCTTTGCCATGAAGCGCTCCAGCGCCGGCAGCTTCCAGGACTTCtaccagctgctgcagacagtgCACCAGATCCCGCGGGTGGATGTGCTCCTGGGCTACACCGACATCCACGGGGACCTCCTGCCCATCAACAACGATGACAACTACCACAAAGCCCTGTCCTCTGCCAACCCCCTCCTCAGGGTCATCATCCAGAAGAAGG CAGAGTCTGACGCCAGCGTCTTCGCCTCCAACTCCCTGCAGCGGAAGAAGAAGGGGCTGCTGCGGCCAGCGCACTACCGGGCCAAGCCTCACCTGCTGATCGGGATGCCCCAGGACTTCCGCCAGATCTCCTCCATCATCGACGTGGACATCCTGCCCGAGACGCACCGGCGCGTGCGGCTGCACAAGCACGGCTCCGACAAACCGCTGGGCTTCTACATCCGCGACGGCGTCAGCGTGCGCGTGGCCCCGCAGGGCGTCGAGAAGGTGCCCGGCATCTTCATCTCCCGCCTGGTGAAGGGCGGCCTGGCCGAGAGCACGGGGCTGCTGGCGGTCAGCGACGAGATCCTGGAGGTGAACGGCATCGACGTGGCCGGCAAGTCGCTGGACCAGGTGACGGACATGATGGTGGCCAACAGCCACAACCTGATCATCACCGTCAAGCCGGCCAACCAGCGCAACAACGTCATCCGCAGCAGCAAGGCCTCGGGCAGCTCCGGCGTGTCCACGGACAGCACCCCCAGCCAGCAGACCCCCAGCCCGGCCTCGCAGTACCTGAGCAACTACAGCACGGCCGAGAGCGACGAGGAGGGAGACCTGGTCATCGAGAGCGACAGCGCCTCGCACTACATCCCCGGGGGCTGCCCCAACGGGGGCCCCGCCGACGGAGCCCTGCGGAGGAGCCTGTCCCCACACAGCTCACGGGGctccctgcagtccctgggcagccacgacggcagccctggcaggggcagcGCACGAGAGGATGGCACCCTCCTCACCCTATAG
- the ENKD1 gene encoding enkurin domain-containing protein 1 isoform X1 encodes MCEGPSRISGPIPPDPGLFPEYYKRPLSARGRLEGNAQRLFLTSSPLDPVPSPCLALGSAQPAPRVRPSGKEFLERGQKGTLSLLLQLQGISLDGAVPAKRKEAKDYEKENVRRIKEIQRKCKEKERAQEHSQPKPVKALWKSQKYENVESKVKAKLQETSPPANPEAVNFLRAYSRCGSGIKPCRPLSPRPARAKAGADTEAPEAQGAETKLQVEGRSVDFIRHNACSAKRAPLRRSQSLQALAQLLQHRQQEQEQYNATQKGHVPQYLLERKELWRRQAEERLRNLPDPDTPPGHTLMPEGQCLETLSNLKQSQEQLVKDLVLLPMRGDSLRMQKRRVELERKLSQIDEAIKIFSRPKVFIKLDS; translated from the exons ATGTGTGAAGGGCCATCCAGGATTTCTGGACCCATTCCTCCAGACCCAGGGCTCTTCCCAGAGTATTACAAACGGCCCCTCTCAG ctcgAGGGAGGCTGGAGGGGAATGCTCAGAGGCTGTTTTTGACCTCCAGCCCCCTGGACCCcgtccccagcccctgcctggctctgggcagtgcccagccagcccctcGTGTCCGCCCCAGCGGGAAGGAGTTCCTGGAGAGGGGACAGAAGGGGaccctcagcctcctgctgcagctccagggcatCTCCCTTgatggggcagtgccagccaagA GGAAAGAGGCCAAGGACTACGAGAAGGAAAATGTGAGGAGGATAAAGGAGATTCAGAGGAAGTGCAAGGAGAAGGAGCGagcccaggagcacagccagcccaaGCCTGTGAAAGCTCTCTGGAAATcccagaaatatgaaaatgtgGAGTCAAAGGTGAAGGCCAAACTGCAG GAGACCTCTCCACCTGCCAATCCCGAGGCTGTGAATTTCCTGAGGGCGTATTCCCGCTGTGGCTCTGGGATCAAGCCATGCAgacccctgtccccaaggcctGCCAGGGCAAAAGCAGGAGCAGACACAGAGGCTCCAGAGGCACAGGGTGCTGAAACCAAG ctgcaggtggagGGCAGGAGCGTTGACTTCATCAGGCACAACGCGTGCAGCGCCAAGCGGGCGCCGCTGCGCCGCTCGCAGTCCCTGCAGGCGCTGgcgcagctgctgcagcaccggcagcaggagcaggagcagtaCAATGCCACGCAAAAGGGACACGTCCCCCAGTA cctgctggagaggaaggagctgtggcGCAGGCAGGCGGAGGAGCGGCTGCGGAACCTGCCCGACCCCGACACCCCCCCTGGGCACACCCTGATGCCCGAGGGACAGTGCCTGGAGACCCTCAGCAACCTGAAACAGa gccaggagcagctggtgaAGGACCTGGTTCTGCTGCCCATGCGTGGGGACAGCCTCAGGATGCAGAAGAGGCGGGTGGAGCTCGAGAGGAAGCTCTCCCAGATAGACGAGGCAATCAAAATTTTCTCAAGGCCAAAAGTCTTCATCAAGTTGgactcctga
- the ENKD1 gene encoding enkurin domain-containing protein 1 isoform X2, protein MCEGPSRISGPIPPDPGLFPEYYKRPLSARGRLEGNAQRLFLTSSPLDPVPSPCLALGSAQPAPRVRPSGKEFLERGQKGTLSLLLQLQGISLDGAVPAKRKEAKDYEKENVRRIKEIQRKCKEKERAQEHSQPKPVKALWKSQKYENVESKVKAKLQETSPPANPEAVNFLRAYSRCGSGIKPCRPLSPRPARAKAGADTEAPEAQGAETKPAGEEGAVAQAGGGAAAEPARPRHPPWAHPDARGTVPGDPQQPETEPGAAGEGPGSAAHAWGQPQDAEEAGGAREEALPDRRGNQNFLKAKSLHQVGLLSCWGQVCCAALPEHPLLLGRNGHLFL, encoded by the exons ATGTGTGAAGGGCCATCCAGGATTTCTGGACCCATTCCTCCAGACCCAGGGCTCTTCCCAGAGTATTACAAACGGCCCCTCTCAG ctcgAGGGAGGCTGGAGGGGAATGCTCAGAGGCTGTTTTTGACCTCCAGCCCCCTGGACCCcgtccccagcccctgcctggctctgggcagtgcccagccagcccctcGTGTCCGCCCCAGCGGGAAGGAGTTCCTGGAGAGGGGACAGAAGGGGaccctcagcctcctgctgcagctccagggcatCTCCCTTgatggggcagtgccagccaagA GGAAAGAGGCCAAGGACTACGAGAAGGAAAATGTGAGGAGGATAAAGGAGATTCAGAGGAAGTGCAAGGAGAAGGAGCGagcccaggagcacagccagcccaaGCCTGTGAAAGCTCTCTGGAAATcccagaaatatgaaaatgtgGAGTCAAAGGTGAAGGCCAAACTGCAG GAGACCTCTCCACCTGCCAATCCCGAGGCTGTGAATTTCCTGAGGGCGTATTCCCGCTGTGGCTCTGGGATCAAGCCATGCAgacccctgtccccaaggcctGCCAGGGCAAAAGCAGGAGCAGACACAGAGGCTCCAGAGGCACAGGGTGCTGAAACCAAG cctgctggagaggaaggagctgtggcGCAGGCAGGCGGAGGAGCGGCTGCGGAACCTGCCCGACCCCGACACCCCCCCTGGGCACACCCTGATGCCCGAGGGACAGTGCCTGGAGACCCTCAGCAACCTGAAACAGa gccaggagcagctggtgaAGGACCTGGTTCTGCTGCCCATGCGTGGGGACAGCCTCAGGATGCAGAAGAGGCGGGTGGAGCTCGAGAGGAAGCTCTCCCAGATAGACGAGGCAATCAAAATTTTCTCAAGGCCAAAAGTCTTCATCAAGTTGgactcctgagctgctggggccaggtgtgctgtgctgctctgcctgaacaTCCTTTGTTGCTGGGCAGGAATGGACATCTCTTTTTgtga
- the PARD6A gene encoding partitioning defective 6 homolog alpha isoform X2, with translation MAKHHRTPARSAEPVIEVKSKFDAEFRRFAMKRSSAGSFQDFYQLLQTVHQIPRVDVLLGYTDIHGDLLPINNDDNYHKALSSANPLLRVIIQKKESDASVFASNSLQRKKKGLLRPAHYRAKPHLLIGMPQDFRQISSIIDVDILPETHRRVRLHKHGSDKPLGFYIRDGVSVRVAPQGVEKVPGIFISRLVKGGLAESTGLLAVSDEILEVNGIDVAGKSLDQVTDMMVANSHNLIITVKPANQRNNVIRSSKASGSSGVSTDSTPSQQTPSPASQYLSNYSTAESDEEGDLVIESDSASHYIPGGCPNGGPADGALRRSLSPHSSRGSLQSLGSHDGSPGRGSAREDGTLLTL, from the exons TTCGACGCTGAATTTCGCCGCTTTGCCATGAAGCGCTCCAGCGCCGGCAGCTTCCAGGACTTCtaccagctgctgcagacagtgCACCAGATCCCGCGGGTGGATGTGCTCCTGGGCTACACCGACATCCACGGGGACCTCCTGCCCATCAACAACGATGACAACTACCACAAAGCCCTGTCCTCTGCCAACCCCCTCCTCAGGGTCATCATCCAGAAGAAGG AGTCTGACGCCAGCGTCTTCGCCTCCAACTCCCTGCAGCGGAAGAAGAAGGGGCTGCTGCGGCCAGCGCACTACCGGGCCAAGCCTCACCTGCTGATCGGGATGCCCCAGGACTTCCGCCAGATCTCCTCCATCATCGACGTGGACATCCTGCCCGAGACGCACCGGCGCGTGCGGCTGCACAAGCACGGCTCCGACAAACCGCTGGGCTTCTACATCCGCGACGGCGTCAGCGTGCGCGTGGCCCCGCAGGGCGTCGAGAAGGTGCCCGGCATCTTCATCTCCCGCCTGGTGAAGGGCGGCCTGGCCGAGAGCACGGGGCTGCTGGCGGTCAGCGACGAGATCCTGGAGGTGAACGGCATCGACGTGGCCGGCAAGTCGCTGGACCAGGTGACGGACATGATGGTGGCCAACAGCCACAACCTGATCATCACCGTCAAGCCGGCCAACCAGCGCAACAACGTCATCCGCAGCAGCAAGGCCTCGGGCAGCTCCGGCGTGTCCACGGACAGCACCCCCAGCCAGCAGACCCCCAGCCCGGCCTCGCAGTACCTGAGCAACTACAGCACGGCCGAGAGCGACGAGGAGGGAGACCTGGTCATCGAGAGCGACAGCGCCTCGCACTACATCCCCGGGGGCTGCCCCAACGGGGGCCCCGCCGACGGAGCCCTGCGGAGGAGCCTGTCCCCACACAGCTCACGGGGctccctgcagtccctgggcagccacgacggcagccctggcaggggcagcGCACGAGAGGATGGCACCCTCCTCACCCTATAG